In the genome of Gadus morhua chromosome 14, gadMor3.0, whole genome shotgun sequence, one region contains:
- the hsd17b12b gene encoding very-long-chain 3-oxoacyl-CoA reductase-B, protein MSNMLADGLEALRAAEAPLLVLGALTAAWLAVRAVGCLLAGLRVWVLGNGRLVSPGSLGQWAVVTGATDGIGKAYAEELARRGFNIVLISRSQEKLDDVSKAIESKCEVQTKTIAADFSTRDIYPKIEEGLAGLEIGVLVNNVGVSYGYPEFFLSIPNLDSFINTLINVNITSVCQMTSLVLPRMVQRKKGAILNISSASALAPIPLLTVYSASKAFVDFFSRGLEAEYKSQGIIIQSVLPSFVATKLSKIRRATLDKPTPQRYVAAALGTVGLQSQTSGYFPHAVLGWLTTVLLPAKLVTSYMMGMLVSQRAHYLKKQKQG, encoded by the exons ATGAGTAACATGCTGGCGGACGGTCTGGAGGCGCTGCGCGCTGCCGAGGCGCCCCTGCTCGTGCTCGGCGCGCTGACGGCCGCCTGGCTCGCGGTGCGCGCGGTGGGGTGTCTGCTGGCCGGACTGCGGGTCTGGGTCCTGGGGAACGGGCGGCTGGTGTCCCCGGGGAGCCTCGGGCAGTGGGCAG TGGTGACCGGAGCCACGGACGGGATCGGGAAGGCCTACGCAGAGGAG ctggCCCGCAGAGGGTTCAACATCGTGCTGATCAGCCGATCCCAGGAGAAGCTGGACGACGTTTCCAAGgccatag AGAGTAAGTGTGAGGTGCAAACCAAAACCATTGCAGCTGACTTCAGTACCAGAGACATCTACCCCAAGATCGAAGAGGGCCTGGCTGGCCTGGAGATAGGGGTACTGG TGAACAACGTGGGCGTCTCCTACGGGTACCCCGAGTTCTTCCTGAGCATCCCCAACCTGGACAGC ttCATCAACACCCTGATCAACGTCAACATCACCTCCGTGTGCCag ATGACTAGCCTGGTTCTTCCCAGGATGGTCCAGAG GAAGAAGGGCGCCATCCTGAACATCTCCTCTGCCAGCGCCCTGGCTCCCATCCCGCTGCTCACCGTCTACTCTGCTAGCAAG GCCTTCGTGGATTTCTTCTCGCGGGGTTTGGAGGCCGAGTACAAGAGCCAGGGGATCATCATCCAG AGCGTGCTGCCGTCCTTCGTGGCGACCAAGCTCAGTAAGATCCGCCGCGCCACGCTGGACAAGCCGACGCCCCAGCGCTACGTGGCGGCGGCGCTGGGAACGGTGGGGCTGCAGAGCCAGACCAGCGGCTACTTCCCCCACGCCGTCCTC ggCTGGCTCACCACGGTGCTCCTACCCGCCAAGCTGGTCACCTCCTACATGATGGGGATGCTGGTGTCCCAGCGCGCCCACTACCTTAAGAAGCAGAAGCAGGGCTAG